The DNA window CTGTTATCTTTTTCCCAATTTTCTCAAACTGTTATCCCTTTCTTTGTCCCTGTGCACAGAGTTTCCTCTGCCCTACCAGGCTGAGTTTTACATCAAAAACATGAACGTGGAGGAGATGCTGGCCAGTGAGGTGCTGGGGGACTTCCTGGGAGCGGTAAAGAACGTGTGGCAGCCTGAGCGTCTCAACGCCATCAACATCACCTCTGCGCTGGACCGAGGCGGCCGGGTTCCCCTGCCCATTAACAACCTTAAAGAAGGGTGAGGAACTCTAATGTTGTTACACTTAGTCTATGATAAGTATTGTCACGTTGAGATAACTCATACACAATAGCCATGAGGTTCAACATTCAAGATTCTTTACACGATCAGCCTCTTCACCAatcttaatcaaacaaatagcTCATATTTTCAGCCCACTCACTTCCTGCTGAAGTGTTATTTAATTGGTGCCCCGGGGATCCACAGCTCCATGTGAATTAGACGAGCACACTGGGTCCACAGCGCTGACAGACACTGTCAGTTGTTCAGAAGGGACCAGCCCACATAAACTGCCATAAGACATGCATCAAAGATTCATGCTGACGACTTGGAAGATGAAAGCGTCTCTAGAACACTCAATGGCGAAAAAAAGCTCTGACTGTCACCAGTCATagcataaacatgtaaaatgagACTCAatcttctcccctctctcatGTGTTCCAtttctccacctctctccaGAGTGTACGTGATGGTTGGTGCTGATGTTCCTTTCTCGTCTTGCCTGCGCGAAGTGGAGAGTCCTCATAACCAGCTGCGCTGCAGTCAGGAGATGGAGCCTGTCATCAGCTGTGACAAGAAGTTCAGAGCTCAGTTTCACATTGATTGGTGTAAGATTTCTCTGGTAAGGATGGACTTTAAGAGATTTCCACAAATTGAAAACAGCAGTGTCCTTAAAGTTTAAATTGAAAACGCTTGCAGAGGGCCATCTGATTTTGCATTTTGAcgtcttttctttaaaaacaggaatCTAAGGAGGGACTATTTGGTGATAGAGATGAGCTTTTTCAGTAGCTTACTTTAAGGTCCTGTGCATTAATGGGGCTGGATATCAGTATTCAAGAAAGCGCAAGGAGCTATCCATTGTTCTGAACATTTCTCCACTTAATTATTTTATTGCCATTATTTAGCAAATTTGAGTAATAATTTATGCTCTATTTACACACCCGATAAATGTACAAATATGGGATAGGATATGCGGGCATGGGGAagagtgtatgtttttttaccATTAGTACCATTGACCGTCATTTGTGTGGCACAGAATCATTTTCTCAGTGTCTGTTTGATTTTGAGTTAGTCTAAGTTGATCTAGGGACAAATGATCACTACAGGACATAAAGTAAGTAACTTACTCTCCTCGTTTTATAAGTGACAATCATATATGATGAAAATGATCCCACACTTTTTGGATTCCAAAGGAACTTCAAGGCAAAAGGAATCTAGTACAGGACTCTTCCATTAGCAATGTTACAAACTTCcaatgaataaatgtgtttaacttCAATCACATCTCTGACACATGTTGCGGTTTACACAACCTACTGTTTCATTCACAGAAGCTGAGTTAAGTTCTACTTGTTCCTCTAGGTCGACATCAACAAAGTGGTCCCGGTGTATGTTTCCCGCCCTGACCCCGGCACAGGGATCCTGCCTGAGTTTGCACCGTACGACCCCCCCTCTGAGTCTCTGAAGAGCAGGGACTACTTTTCAGACTTCCTCATCACGCTGGCTGTTCCCTCCGCTGTGGCACTAGTCCTCTTTTTCATCCTCGGCTACACTATGTGCTGCAGACGAGAAGGGGTGTAAGTTTGCTCGGTCTCTTATTTTTATACGAACATTGCACCAAAACAGCCGAACGAACATAGAGAAGCTGTTACTGAAGTTTATGAGAATCAAATGGAAGATGGATAGTGCAGCATACATAGATGAGAGCAATAATCTGGACTTGGATTGCAGCTTGTCATGACCATCCAGTTGTTTGTTCCATTCTTATTAAGTTCCCCATGAATACCtgtcatttatttgttgttgatgGCATCATGAACATCTTGTTGTTTTGAAGCACAGCCGTGGAATCAATGGACAGACGTCCCCCCATTTATTCGTTTATCATTCTCCATCATTTACGGGCTGGGAGAGACATGCCCCCTCATTCACTCCATGTCCCACATCCGATCACCATACCTGCCTTTACCCATCAATCCACCTGTGTGTCGATGTGTTTAACTATTAATATTAGTATTTAATTcatccattttgttttgttcctagggaaaaaagaaacatgcaaacacCAGAGTAAGTGTTTTACCTCTCCTGCTGTGTTTCGCTTTATTTTGGCTCTGTttctgccccctcctctctctctttgtttgcaGTTTTGTCATCTTTGTTGTTACAGCTTTCTCATTATCATTCGCTCATCTGTGTGTTGACATCTTTTCATCCAGTGGGCTGCTCAAAAAATTAAACGGCCAGATGTAGGTCTTTAACGATGCTGTAGAACAAACAGATAAATCTTTGGACTTAAGAACATGTCTTGCATCATAAGTCAGATGAGCTGCAGTGTTAGGTAAGGGTGGATGATATATTTCTGTCTTGCATGCATAAGCTGAGTGCAGAACTCACCATTCTGGATACAAATGATCCCAATGATTGCTtatgtaaatatttgaaatatgttTCAGTTAAAGAAAGTATTACATACGGGATGAGACAAATGAACCCTACAAACCACGACAACAACACAAGCTCACACATATTTAACCTTactgtctctcccctctccaGCATCCAGCTGGTTCACCACAGCTCCATCCAGAAGTCCACCAAGGAGCTGCGTAGCATGTCTAAGAACCGGGAGATCTCCTGGCCCCTCTCTACTCTGCCTGTCTTCAACCCAGTCAGCGGGGAGGTGGTGCCACCAATCCACCCTGACAACTACGAGACGACCAGCATGCCTCTCATGCAGACACAGACGTGAGTTGGGAAAACTTTGGACTATGATTTGAAGCCATGTGTTCAATATTTTCTGCTTtgactgctttgtttttttgtcaggcCACAAATGACCACATTTGGATAAGAGGGTGCtatgatgatttattttatattgagaAATCATCTAATTTTCAGAGTTcaattcaaacaaagaaaatctaagAAAAGAATAAATGATAAGTTACCATCCGTCCCTTGTTGTTAGCCGGCTACAGGCCAAAAAAACAAGCGCAGCAAGATGTGGTCAAACGGGGGCGGTGAGGTCATAGGACTCAGCGTTGAACTGTTGTGCCCTAGTTTGGAGGTGGTGATAGTAGTGGGCTAAAATGGCTGTCTTCAATGTGTCATAATTGTTGACATCTGAGAGGGAAAGGTTGGTACATGCCTTTTTAGGCAGTATACCGTCCACTATGCCTTAGGCCACTGCCCTCTCT is part of the Labrus mixtus chromosome 16, fLabMix1.1, whole genome shotgun sequence genome and encodes:
- the sgce gene encoding epsilon-sarcoglycan isoform X3: MISTMSAAGVAVWLSTVVTILSRSHADRNVYPSAGVLFVHVLEREYFKGEFPPYPKSGDASSDPITFNTNLMGYPDRPGWLRYIQRTPHSDGVLYGSPMGEHVGKATVIEITAYNRRTFETARHNLVINIMATEEFPLPYQAEFYIKNMNVEEMLASEVLGDFLGAVKNVWQPERLNAINITSALDRGGRVPLPINNLKEGVYVMVGADVPFSSCLREVESPHNQLRCSQEMEPVISCDKKFRAQFHIDWCKISLVDINKVVPVYVSRPDPGTGILPEFAPYDPPSESLKSRDYFSDFLITLAVPSAVALVLFFILGYTMCCRREGVEKRNMQTPDIQLVHHSSIQKSTKELRSMSKNREISWPLSTLPVFNPVSGEVVPPIHPDNYETTSMPLMQTQTNLQNQITIPQQRPSGENYVMSTFRRLEVNGIPEERKVAEALNL
- the sgce gene encoding epsilon-sarcoglycan isoform X1, whose translation is MISTMSAAGVAVWLSTVYIVHAFDAKDIALHERTVRMERSMGSKQRTAHNRDVVTILSRSHADRNVYPSAGVLFVHVLEREYFKGEFPPYPKSGDASSDPITFNTNLMGYPDRPGWLRYIQRTPHSDGVLYGSPMGEHVGKATVIEITAYNRRTFETARHNLVINIMATEEFPLPYQAEFYIKNMNVEEMLASEVLGDFLGAVKNVWQPERLNAINITSALDRGGRVPLPINNLKEGVYVMVGADVPFSSCLREVESPHNQLRCSQEMEPVISCDKKFRAQFHIDWCKISLVDINKVVPVYVSRPDPGTGILPEFAPYDPPSESLKSRDYFSDFLITLAVPSAVALVLFFILGYTMCCRREGVEKRNMQTPDIQLVHHSSIQKSTKELRSMSKNREISWPLSTLPVFNPVSGEVVPPIHPDNYETTSMPLMQTQTNLQNQITIPQQRPSGENYVMSTFRRLEVNGIPEERKVAEALNL
- the sgce gene encoding epsilon-sarcoglycan isoform X2 → MISTMSAAGVAVWLSTVVYIVHAFDAKDIALHERTVRMERSMGSKQRTAHNRDVVTILSRSHADRNVYPSAGVLFVHVLEREYFKGEFPPYPKSGDASSDPITFNTNLMGYPDRPGWLRYIQRTPHSDGVLYGSPMGEHVGKATVIEITAYNRRTFETARHNLVINIMATEEFPLPYQAEFYIKNMNVEEMLASEVLGDFLGAVKNVWQPERLNAINITSALDRGGRVPLPINNLKEGVYVMVGADVPFSSCLREVESPHNQLRCSQEMEPVISCDKKFRAQFHIDWCKISLVDINKVVPVYVSRPDPGTGILPEFAPYDPPSESLKSRDYFSDFLITLAVPSAVALVLFFILGYTMCCRREGVEKRNMQTPDIQLVHHSSIQKSTKELRSMSKNREISWPLSTLPVFNPVSGEVVPPIHPDNYETTSMPLMQTQTNLQNQITIPQQRPSGKWYS